In a genomic window of Deinococcus aerophilus:
- a CDS encoding class I SAM-dependent methyltransferase, whose amino-acid sequence MSEQPHSRAWYARLAAELGGYCHPWIRVLDGPDPELIFDTTLQTLLHPATRVLEAGCGHGPDALRFGGQCARWVAYDRQPELLELARAGAPHAVCHLWDGKGEVPQGLCGPFDLIVSRRGPTSVIDHLPAVAASDARFLYVGPRLDVPRVSERLAAVAWTIQAEWRVSVRAWAPTWDDWQTRCGFMTEPALREDWDAHATERGMPYREERYIVLAGPGGGPLP is encoded by the coding sequence GTGTCCGAGCAGCCTCATTCCCGCGCGTGGTACGCCCGGCTGGCCGCTGAACTGGGCGGCTACTGTCATCCATGGATCCGGGTGCTGGACGGCCCCGATCCGGAACTGATTTTCGATACGACCTTGCAAACCCTGCTGCACCCCGCAACCCGCGTGCTGGAGGCTGGGTGCGGCCATGGTCCGGACGCCCTGCGCTTCGGCGGGCAGTGCGCCCGCTGGGTCGCCTACGACCGCCAGCCCGAACTGCTGGAGCTGGCCCGCGCGGGCGCTCCACACGCCGTCTGTCACCTCTGGGATGGAAAGGGGGAGGTCCCCCAGGGTCTGTGCGGTCCCTTCGATCTGATCGTGTCGCGTCGGGGACCCACCTCTGTGATTGATCATCTGCCCGCCGTGGCAGCGTCCGACGCCCGTTTTCTGTACGTGGGGCCACGCCTGGACGTGCCGCGCGTGTCTGAGCGGCTGGCTGCGGTGGCCTGGACCATCCAGGCCGAGTGGCGTGTGTCGGTGCGGGCCTGGGCGCCCACCTGGGATGATTGGCAGACCCGCTGCGGGTTCATGACTGAGCCGGCGCTCCGCGAGGACTGGGACGCACACGCCACCGAACGCGGCATGCCCTACCGCGAGGAACGGTACATCGTCCTGGCCGGCCCCGGCGGTGGGCCTTTGCCTTGA
- the truA gene encoding tRNA pseudouridine(38-40) synthase TruA, whose translation MHADRSTYAPPEGFTRLRLTVAWDGAAFAGWQSQPNAPSAQDTLHHAFTALTPGVFRPVAAGRTDAGVHAEAMPVHVDAPADFALPPARLARALNAHLPPTLAVLDAAPAPGGFHARFSCTERRYVYRLLRAPQRHPLWQGRALHVPGPLDAGAMNAAATRLVGTHDFAAFATQEDRQTVRELRALSVHPAPGVWEVRVAGESFLRHMVRGLVGTLLLVGAGRLEPDAVADILASRERARAGANVPAHGLYFSGASYPD comes from the coding sequence ATGCACGCCGACCGTTCCACCTACGCTCCCCCCGAGGGCTTCACCCGCCTGCGGCTGACCGTGGCCTGGGACGGAGCGGCCTTCGCCGGCTGGCAGTCCCAGCCGAACGCTCCCAGCGCTCAGGACACCCTTCACCACGCATTTACCGCGCTGACGCCCGGCGTGTTCCGGCCGGTGGCCGCCGGACGCACCGACGCTGGCGTCCATGCCGAGGCCATGCCGGTGCATGTGGACGCGCCCGCCGACTTCGCGCTGCCCCCGGCGCGGCTCGCCCGCGCACTGAACGCCCACCTTCCTCCCACGCTGGCAGTACTGGACGCGGCACCCGCCCCGGGGGGCTTTCATGCCCGGTTTTCATGCACCGAGCGCCGCTACGTGTACCGTCTGCTGCGCGCCCCGCAGCGTCATCCGCTGTGGCAGGGGCGGGCGCTGCACGTTCCGGGGCCGCTGGACGCCGGGGCCATGAACGCCGCCGCCACGCGGCTGGTCGGCACCCACGACTTCGCCGCCTTTGCCACCCAGGAGGACCGCCAGACCGTGCGCGAGCTGCGCGCCCTGAGCGTTCATCCGGCACCCGGAGTGTGGGAGGTGCGGGTGGCGGGCGAGAGTTTCCTGCGCCACATGGTGCGCGGGCTGGTGGGCACGCTGCTGCTCGTGGGCGCGGGGCGGCTGGAGCCGGACGCGGTGGCAGACATTCTGGCCTCGCGTGAGCGGGCGCGGGCGGGCGCGAACGTTCCGGCCCACGGCCTGTACTTCAGCGGGGCGAGCTACCCGGACTGA
- a CDS encoding endonuclease III domain-containing protein: MSTGPVLNAARPDKERAELLVWIRERLHGEYGDRHLDPRREPMHELISTILSQRTTWRDEDAAYRELRALGDWNAIIAAPTEAVAHAIRRSNYPESKAPRIQETLRRIRDSPGGYDLDFLQDLPVKDALKWLTDLPGVGAKTASLVLLFNYGHPVFPVDTHVHRITTRVGAIPVMGEQAAHRALLKVLPPDPPFLYELHLNLLKHGQQVCSWSGPKCGVCVLRDRCDAYTIFGNNVPSFSETVKAKARTPRAGKPA, encoded by the coding sequence GTGTCGACCGGACCCGTGCTCAACGCGGCCCGCCCGGACAAGGAGCGGGCCGAACTGCTGGTCTGGATCAGGGAGCGTCTGCACGGCGAGTACGGGGACCGGCATCTGGACCCCCGGCGCGAGCCGATGCACGAGCTGATCAGCACCATCCTGTCGCAGCGCACCACCTGGCGCGACGAGGACGCCGCGTATCGGGAACTGCGCGCTCTGGGGGACTGGAACGCCATCATCGCTGCGCCGACCGAAGCCGTGGCCCACGCCATCCGCCGCAGCAACTACCCCGAGAGCAAGGCACCGCGTATTCAGGAAACCCTGCGCCGCATCCGCGACTCGCCGGGGGGCTACGATCTGGACTTTTTGCAGGACCTGCCCGTGAAGGACGCCCTGAAGTGGCTGACCGACCTGCCGGGCGTGGGTGCCAAGACCGCCAGTCTGGTGCTGCTGTTCAACTACGGGCACCCAGTCTTTCCGGTGGACACCCACGTTCACCGCATCACCACCCGGGTCGGCGCGATTCCCGTGATGGGCGAACAGGCCGCGCACCGGGCGCTGCTGAAGGTGCTGCCCCCCGACCCGCCCTTTCTGTACGAACTGCACCTGAACCTGCTCAAGCACGGGCAGCAGGTGTGCAGCTGGAGCGGCCCGAAGTGTGGGGTATGCGTGCTGCGGGATCGGTGCGACGCCTACACCATCTTCGGCAACAACGTGCCCAGTTTCAGCGAGACGGTGAAGGCAAAGGCCAGAACGCCGCGGGCCGGAAAACCTGCGTAA
- a CDS encoding macro domain-containing protein — translation MPLELIQGDIAAQTACAVVTAANKELVGGGGVDGAVHRAAGPGLLRAIRQIGGTPTGTAVITPAFGLERRGVRHVIHAVGPVWRGGEHGEAELLAGAYRRGLELAVQHGCSSVAFPSISTGVYGYPLQQAARVGLSTIRTFLADHPELLVRVVLYDAGSLQVFRAALEQLQTDPDAWFDVP, via the coding sequence ATGCCGCTGGAACTGATTCAGGGAGACATTGCGGCCCAGACCGCCTGCGCCGTGGTCACGGCCGCCAACAAGGAACTGGTGGGCGGCGGCGGCGTGGACGGTGCGGTCCACCGCGCCGCCGGACCCGGGCTGTTGCGGGCCATCCGGCAGATCGGCGGCACCCCCACCGGTACGGCCGTGATCACGCCCGCCTTCGGTCTGGAGCGGCGCGGCGTGCGTCATGTCATCCATGCGGTGGGCCCGGTCTGGCGCGGTGGCGAGCACGGCGAGGCCGAACTGCTCGCCGGTGCCTACCGCCGCGGTCTGGAACTGGCCGTTCAGCACGGCTGTTCCAGCGTTGCCTTTCCGTCCATCAGTACGGGGGTGTACGGCTACCCGCTTCAACAGGCCGCGCGGGTGGGGCTGTCGACCATCCGCACTTTTCTGGCCGACCATCCAGAGCTGCTGGTCCGGGTGGTGCTGTATGACGCAGGCAGCCTGCAGGTCTTCCGGGCGGCGCTGGAGCAGCTTCAAACGGATCCGGATGCATGGTTTGACGTCCCGTGA
- the def gene encoding peptide deformylase, whose amino-acid sequence MTVPTNQLTPAPDKPRVYPLRLYGDPVLRRKAKPLGVNDSLNVPGVGLQSVRQVAETMLETMFEARGVGLAAPQVGLPVRMFVAVEYEDDEEENEGGDEPLRSRVLRDFVMINPVVRVINKKKDRSYQEGCLSIPGIYEEGVPRARAVSVQYTDLDGVQRTLEADDYLARVFQHELDHLDGVLFLDRLPAEVTEDYRKELLALQQRSKSLLSDLANAERLRRERSGG is encoded by the coding sequence ATGACGGTGCCGACCAACCAGCTGACTCCTGCCCCCGACAAGCCGCGCGTCTATCCGCTGCGGCTGTACGGCGACCCGGTGCTGCGCCGCAAGGCCAAGCCGCTGGGCGTGAACGACTCCCTGAACGTGCCGGGGGTGGGGCTGCAGAGTGTGCGGCAGGTGGCCGAGACCATGCTCGAGACCATGTTCGAGGCGCGTGGCGTGGGACTGGCCGCGCCCCAGGTGGGCCTGCCGGTGCGGATGTTCGTGGCCGTGGAATACGAGGACGACGAGGAGGAGAACGAGGGCGGCGACGAACCGCTGCGTTCGCGGGTGCTGCGCGACTTCGTGATGATCAATCCGGTGGTGCGCGTCATCAACAAGAAAAAGGACCGGTCCTACCAGGAGGGTTGCCTGAGCATTCCTGGCATCTACGAGGAGGGCGTGCCGCGCGCCCGCGCCGTATCGGTGCAGTACACCGATCTGGACGGCGTTCAGCGCACGCTGGAAGCCGACGACTATCTGGCGCGCGTGTTCCAGCACGAACTCGACCACCTCGACGGCGTGCTGTTCCTCGACCGTCTGCCCGCCGAGGTGACCGAGGACTACCGCAAGGAACTGCTCGCCCTGCAGCAGCGCTCCAAATCGCTGCTGAGCGACCTGGCAAATGCCGAACGGCTGCGCCGCGAGCGGAGCGGGGGTTGA
- the gmk gene encoding guanylate kinase, with product MTFDQVDSPVPLPTDRPARRGLLIVITGASGVGKGTLRERWLAGQNVFYSTSWTTRGARPGEQEGVDYVFVSPEVFAEKAQADGFLEHATFVGHHYGTPIEPIEAALARGQDVVLEIEVEGAMQVKARLGEEAILVFIMPPSLTELRRRLEGRATETPERIEKRLLRARDEIMHAHAFRYVVVNDDLSRAVEELLAVQRAERAAQLPPQAWSAEDHAAVAAAAQVRSDHLSPEQLARVVES from the coding sequence ATGACGTTCGACCAGGTTGATTCCCCTGTCCCTCTGCCCACCGACCGGCCCGCCCGCCGGGGCCTTCTGATTGTGATCACGGGCGCGTCCGGGGTCGGCAAGGGCACCCTGCGCGAACGCTGGCTGGCCGGACAGAACGTGTTCTACAGCACCTCGTGGACCACCCGTGGTGCCCGGCCCGGCGAGCAGGAAGGCGTGGATTACGTGTTCGTCTCGCCGGAAGTGTTCGCCGAGAAGGCGCAGGCAGACGGCTTTCTGGAACACGCCACGTTCGTCGGGCACCACTACGGCACGCCCATCGAACCCATTGAAGCGGCGCTGGCGCGCGGGCAGGACGTGGTGCTGGAAATCGAGGTGGAGGGAGCCATGCAGGTCAAGGCCCGGCTGGGCGAGGAAGCCATTCTGGTCTTCATCATGCCGCCGAGTCTGACCGAACTGCGCCGCCGCCTGGAGGGCCGCGCCACCGAGACCCCCGAGCGCATCGAGAAGCGGCTGTTGCGGGCGCGTGACGAGATCATGCACGCCCATGCCTTCCGCTACGTGGTGGTGAACGACGACCTCAGCCGCGCGGTAGAGGAGTTGCTGGCCGTGCAGCGCGCCGAGCGTGCCGCCCAGCTGCCTCCCCAGGCGTGGAGCGCCGAGGACCACGCGGCTGTGGCGGCGGCGGCCCAGGTCCGCAGCGATCATCTCAGCCCCGAACAGCTCGCCCGCGTCGTCGAGTCCTGA
- the fmt gene encoding methionyl-tRNA formyltransferase, which yields MTPKVAFFGSPAFALPVLEAVREHFEVMLVVAQPDKPVGRGLKLTPPPVAARAAELGLPLAQPEKLRRNTAFEETLRGCGADVAVTCAYGKILPAALLAVPRFGFLNTHTSLLPAYRGAAPIQWALIRGETVTGTTIMQTDPGMDTGPVLLQEELPIEPGWTSLELSHALSGQAARLIVTALTRLGDLSPTPQDEAAATHAPMLVKEDGFVRWHDPARAVVDRYRGVAAWPQTTAFLGGARLKLGGLELAQGEGAPGEVLGVEASGVVIACGVGAVRVQSVQPEARKAQPAAVWAPAAGVDAGTRFDRWEP from the coding sequence TTGACCCCGAAAGTCGCCTTCTTCGGCTCGCCGGCCTTCGCACTGCCGGTGCTCGAAGCTGTCCGGGAACACTTCGAGGTGATGCTTGTGGTGGCCCAGCCGGACAAACCGGTCGGGCGCGGCCTGAAGCTGACGCCGCCGCCGGTCGCCGCGCGGGCCGCCGAGCTGGGACTGCCGCTGGCCCAGCCGGAGAAGCTGCGGCGCAATACGGCCTTCGAGGAGACCCTGCGCGGCTGCGGGGCGGATGTGGCCGTCACCTGCGCCTACGGCAAGATTCTGCCCGCCGCGTTGCTCGCCGTGCCCCGTTTCGGGTTCCTGAACACCCACACCAGCCTGCTGCCCGCCTACCGGGGCGCCGCGCCGATTCAGTGGGCGCTGATCCGGGGCGAGACGGTCACCGGCACGACCATCATGCAGACCGATCCCGGCATGGACACCGGCCCGGTGCTGTTGCAAGAAGAGCTGCCTATTGAGCCCGGGTGGACCAGCCTCGAACTGTCGCACGCGCTCTCCGGACAGGCCGCGCGGCTGATCGTCACCGCCCTGACCCGGCTGGGCGACCTCTCCCCCACCCCGCAGGACGAGGCGGCGGCGACCCACGCGCCGATGCTCGTCAAGGAAGACGGTTTCGTGCGCTGGCACGACCCGGCGCGGGCAGTGGTGGACCGCTACCGGGGCGTGGCCGCATGGCCGCAGACCACCGCCTTTCTTGGGGGCGCGCGGCTCAAGCTCGGCGGCCTGGAGCTGGCCCAGGGCGAGGGCGCTCCCGGCGAGGTGCTGGGTGTGGAGGCGAGTGGCGTGGTCATCGCGTGCGGCGTCGGGGCCGTGCGGGTGCAGAGTGTGCAGCCCGAAGCCCGCAAGGCGCAGCCTGCCGCCGTGTGGGCCCCCGCAGCGGGCGTGGACGCCGGCACGCGGTTTGACCGCTGGGAACCGTAA
- the aguB gene encoding N-carbamoylputrescine amidase → MTGKTPPPASVKVKLAVIQMHVTDRLDDNLKRAEAHVRDAARAGAQVVLLPELFESLYFCQVEREDYFALAHPQAGHPFLGRFQNLAAELGVVLPVSYFERAGQAHYNSLVCIDADGSVLGNYRKTHIPDGPGYEEKYYFNPGDTGFRVWETRYGRVGVGICWDQWYPETARVMMLQGADFLLYPTAIGSEPAEVETPNSHHMWQRAMVGHAVSNSSYVGAANRIGTEVVGDLTQTYYGHSFISDYTGELVAEFGEGDEGALTHDLNLTEARKFRAGMGFFRDRRPELYGPLLTMDGVTRRG, encoded by the coding sequence ATGACCGGCAAGACGCCCCCCCCCGCCTCCGTGAAGGTCAAGCTGGCCGTAATCCAGATGCACGTGACCGACCGGCTGGACGACAACCTGAAGCGCGCCGAGGCCCACGTGCGGGACGCCGCCCGAGCCGGAGCGCAAGTTGTGCTGCTGCCCGAGCTGTTCGAGAGCCTGTATTTCTGCCAGGTAGAGCGCGAGGACTACTTCGCGCTCGCGCACCCGCAGGCGGGCCACCCGTTCCTGGGGCGCTTTCAGAACCTCGCCGCCGAGCTGGGCGTGGTGCTGCCGGTGTCCTACTTCGAGCGGGCCGGGCAGGCGCACTACAACTCGCTGGTGTGCATAGACGCCGATGGCAGCGTGCTCGGCAACTACCGCAAGACCCACATCCCCGACGGCCCCGGCTACGAGGAGAAGTACTACTTCAATCCCGGCGACACCGGGTTCCGGGTCTGGGAGACCCGCTACGGCCGCGTGGGCGTGGGCATCTGCTGGGACCAGTGGTACCCCGAGACCGCCCGGGTGATGATGCTGCAGGGCGCGGATTTCCTGCTGTACCCCACCGCCATCGGCAGTGAACCTGCCGAGGTCGAGACGCCCAACAGCCACCACATGTGGCAGCGGGCGATGGTCGGCCACGCGGTCAGCAACTCCAGCTATGTCGGCGCGGCCAACCGCATCGGCACCGAGGTCGTGGGTGACCTGACCCAGACCTACTACGGCCACTCGTTCATCAGCGACTACACCGGGGAACTGGTCGCCGAGTTCGGCGAGGGAGATGAGGGCGCGCTGACCCACGACCTGAACCTGACCGAGGCCCGCAAGTTCCGCGCCGGCATGGGCTTTTTCCGCGACCGTCGCCCTGAACTGTACGGCCCGCTGCTGACCATGGACGGGGTGACGCGCCGGGGATGA